Within Conexibacter woesei DSM 14684, the genomic segment CAGGACGACCCGCCGCCGAACACGACGCCACCGAGCGCGAGCTTCACGTTCACGGGCAGCCAGATCACGTGGCTGGCGAAGCTCGGCACCGACCTCGGCCGCGCGAAGGTCTCGGTCGACGGCGTCGAGGACGCGACGATCGACCTCTACGCGCCCGACGAGAACAACTGGTCGATCCCGATCTACTCGAAGACGTTCCCGACGGTCGCGACGCGCACGATCACGGTGACGCAGGCCGGTACCCGGCACCCGCTCTCCTCCGGCGTCGGCGTCAGCGTCGACGGCTTCCAGCTGCTGACGAATGCGCCGAGCGTGATCGAGAACAGCGCCGGCGCGATCGCGCTCAGCGGCGGCGGCTGGTCGACGGCGAGCGGGAGCGGGGCCTCGGGCGGAACCGCGAGCGTCAGTGCGACCGCGGGCGACACGGCGACGGTGACGTTCACCGGCCGCCGGATCACGTGGGTCGGGCGGCAGTGCGCGGCGTGCGGCAGAGCGGACGTGTGGCTCGACGGCGCGTTCGCCGCGCGCGTCGACACGTTCGGGATGCGCGGGCCGACGGTGCCGCAGGCGGCGCCCTACCAGGCGACGTTCCCGACCGCCGGGCCGCACACGCTGCAGGTGAGGGTGCTCGGCAGACGCAACCACGACGCGACCGGCGACACCGTCACGGTCGATGCGTTTCACGTGCGACCGTAGAGGTATCGTTAACGAAAACCGTTGCCAGAATGAGGAGTCCGTGCCGAAGTCACTCGACAGCGCCCAGCAGCAGGATCGCCCGGTGGGCCTGGCGTGGATCGGCCAGGCCGGCTACGCGATCGAGGCACCCGGCGGGCAGGTCTGCCTGCTCGACCCGTACCTGTCGGAGTTCGCGCTGGAGGAGCTGGGACTCCCACGCGTGGCGCCGATCGTGCTCGATCCCGCGACGACGCACGTGGACGTCGTCGCGATCACGCACTCCCACCACGACCACCTCGACCTGACGACGTGCCAGGCGCTCGCGGGCGCGAACCCGGACGTCGTCTTCGCCGGCCCGTCGAGCATCGTGGCGCGGCTCGTCGGCCGCGGGGTGCGACGCGAGCGGATCGTGACCGTCGAGCGCGGCGAGAGCGTGGAGGTCGGGCCGTTCGCGTTCCACGGCCACTACGCGCGCCACGAGGTCAGAGGCTGGCTGACCGAGGACGCGCTCGCGTTCGTCGTCGAGGTCGGCGGGACGCGGATCCTCCACAGCGGCGACACCGAGTACGACCCGCGCTGCCTCGCCGTGCACGAGCGCGGGCCGTTCGACGTCGGGATCTTCGTCGCCAACGGCTCGGGCGGCTGCATGAACGCGCTGGAGGCCGCGCTGATGGCGCACCAGCTCGCTCCCGCCGTCGCGATCCCGTGCCACTACGGCATGTGGGCGCCGGAGGGCTACGGGCCGGGCCACTCGCCCGACGGCCTGCCGACGCTCGATCCGCGCCTGTTCGCCGAGGCGTGTGCGAAGCTCGGCGGGCCGGCGACGCGCGTGCTGGAGCTGGGCGAGCGCGTCGACCTCCAGCCCGCAGGGGTGATCACCAACGCATGAGCCGAGAGCCGACCGACCCGACGACGAGCCTGAATCTGGGCCGCCATGCCGCGATGCCCGGTGGGATGGCGGGCCAGCACGCGGTCAAGCTGGAGCGCAGCATCTACTCCGGGCGCGTCGCGTCGATCCTCCGCGAGGCGATCGTCGAGGGCTCGCTCGAGGCCGGGTCCCCGCTCGTGGAGGCGCGCCTTGCGGCGCAGCTGGCGGTCAGCCGCGGGCCGGTCCGCAACGCGCTGCACGTGCTCGAAGGCGAGGGCCTCGTGCGCACGCAGCCGAACGGCCGCTCGATCGTCGTCGGCTTCTCGGCGGCCGACCTCGACGACCTCGTCAGCGTCCGCCTCGAGCTGGAGTCGACCGCGATCCAGCGCGGCGTGGCGGCGAGAAACGACACCGCGCCGCTGCGCGCCGCGTACGAGCTGGTCCACGCGGAGGGCGCCTCGACACAGCGGCTCGTCGACCTCGACATCGACTTCCACCGCGCGCTGCTGGAGTTCTCCGGCAGCCGCTTCCTGACGCAGGCGTGGCTCGCGCTCGCGCCCGTGATCCACACCGTCATCACGATCGGCAACCGCCGCATGGCGGAGGCCGACCCGGACGAGAACTTCACCCGCATCCTCTCCGTCCACGAACCGCTCGTGAAGGCGATCGAGCGCTACGACGCGAGAAGAGCGCTGAGGCTGCTCGGCGAGCAGTTCTCGGTCACGAGAGAGATGTTCGCGGGGCGCTGAGCGCGCCGGCCCGGCGGCGGGCAGGAGGTACAGCACCTCCTGGGCAGAAGGTAAAGTATCTCCCGGGCAGGAGGTATAGTCACTTGCATGACAGCCGCTGCGAATAGGGCGTACCAACCCCGAATGCTCGATTTCGCGCTCGACGAGCTTCTCACCGACCTGCCGGCGCTTCTGATCGTCGGGCCACGGGCGT encodes:
- a CDS encoding MBL fold metallo-hydrolase; its protein translation is MPKSLDSAQQQDRPVGLAWIGQAGYAIEAPGGQVCLLDPYLSEFALEELGLPRVAPIVLDPATTHVDVVAITHSHHDHLDLTTCQALAGANPDVVFAGPSSIVARLVGRGVRRERIVTVERGESVEVGPFAFHGHYARHEVRGWLTEDALAFVVEVGGTRILHSGDTEYDPRCLAVHERGPFDVGIFVANGSGGCMNALEAALMAHQLAPAVAIPCHYGMWAPEGYGPGHSPDGLPTLDPRLFAEACAKLGGPATRVLELGERVDLQPAGVITNA
- a CDS encoding GntR family transcriptional regulator, whose translation is MSREPTDPTTSLNLGRHAAMPGGMAGQHAVKLERSIYSGRVASILREAIVEGSLEAGSPLVEARLAAQLAVSRGPVRNALHVLEGEGLVRTQPNGRSIVVGFSAADLDDLVSVRLELESTAIQRGVAARNDTAPLRAAYELVHAEGASTQRLVDLDIDFHRALLEFSGSRFLTQAWLALAPVIHTVITIGNRRMAEADPDENFTRILSVHEPLVKAIERYDARRALRLLGEQFSVTREMFAGR